A window from Solanum stenotomum isolate F172 chromosome 7, ASM1918654v1, whole genome shotgun sequence encodes these proteins:
- the LOC125870757 gene encoding uncharacterized protein At4g13200, chloroplastic isoform X1 — translation MSGVFTISSLYSPAPSPTPSPTHRLQRNCIIPPWNSSFPTTNRSGNVAPLTFTCNFSSNPPPPPGENESKNILDAFFLGKALAEAVTERIESTVGEFLSTVGRLQAEQQKQVQDFQEEVLERAKQAKEKAARETMETQGLISNSFEADTSTAIAASASGNISSPRTNINSQPAKDSELGISNGD, via the exons ATGAGTGGGGTATTCACAATTTCCTCACTGTATTCTCCTGCTCCTTCTCCTACTCCTTCTCCTACTCATCGTCTCCAAAGAAATTGCATCATTCCCCCATGGAATTCCTCTTTTCCAACCACAAACAGAAGTGGAAATGTTGCACCACTCACTTTCACTTGTAATTTTAGCTCCAaccctcctcctcctcctg GTGAAAATGAGAGTAAGAATATCCTTGATGCGTTCTTTTTAGGTAAAGCTCTGGCGGAAGCAGTTACTGAGCGCATAGAGTCTACAGTAGGGGAGTTCCTAAGTACAGTTGGCAGATTGCAAGCAGAGCAACAAAAGCAAGTTCAGGACTTTCAG GAGGAGGTTCTTGAAAGAGCCAAACAAGCCAAAGAGAAAGCAGCACGTGAAACAATGGAAACACAAGGACTTATTTCCAACTCGTTTGAAGCAGATACATCGACAGCAATTGCAGCCTCAGCTTCTGGGAACATATCTAGTCCACGAACAAACATAAATTCCCAGCCTGCCAAGGACTCTGAGTTAGGGATATCAAATGGAGACTGA
- the LOC125870757 gene encoding uncharacterized protein At4g13200, chloroplastic isoform X2 yields the protein MSGVFTISSLYSPAPSPTPSPTHRLQRNCIIPPWNSSFPTTNRSGNVAPLTFTCNFSSNPPPGENESKNILDAFFLGKALAEAVTERIESTVGEFLSTVGRLQAEQQKQVQDFQEEVLERAKQAKEKAARETMETQGLISNSFEADTSTAIAASASGNISSPRTNINSQPAKDSELGISNGD from the exons ATGAGTGGGGTATTCACAATTTCCTCACTGTATTCTCCTGCTCCTTCTCCTACTCCTTCTCCTACTCATCGTCTCCAAAGAAATTGCATCATTCCCCCATGGAATTCCTCTTTTCCAACCACAAACAGAAGTGGAAATGTTGCACCACTCACTTTCACTTGTAATTTTAGCTCCAaccctcctcct GGTGAAAATGAGAGTAAGAATATCCTTGATGCGTTCTTTTTAGGTAAAGCTCTGGCGGAAGCAGTTACTGAGCGCATAGAGTCTACAGTAGGGGAGTTCCTAAGTACAGTTGGCAGATTGCAAGCAGAGCAACAAAAGCAAGTTCAGGACTTTCAG GAGGAGGTTCTTGAAAGAGCCAAACAAGCCAAAGAGAAAGCAGCACGTGAAACAATGGAAACACAAGGACTTATTTCCAACTCGTTTGAAGCAGATACATCGACAGCAATTGCAGCCTCAGCTTCTGGGAACATATCTAGTCCACGAACAAACATAAATTCCCAGCCTGCCAAGGACTCTGAGTTAGGGATATCAAATGGAGACTGA